The following is a genomic window from Strix uralensis isolate ZFMK-TIS-50842 chromosome 3, bStrUra1, whole genome shotgun sequence.
ATGTTTCTGTGCACTGACAACTGTCTACTAGTGGCTAAAACTTCTGGTTATCATGTCTCCTACTCATGCAGGCTGCACAAACTACTATCTGTCACTGCTCTCTGAAGGCTGATTTCAACTTCAATAATTGATGTGACTTAAAGCTGGTAATGCAGAATTCAGCCTTGCTGTGGATGTTCAAAAACTTGGAGGTTTTTGATCTGACAAGTGTATAGTATTACTACTAGAGAGTCTTAGTGTGTAACTGTCATGTGAAATGATTTTAGAGGGTGTTGGGGTTCTGCTAATCTAATAGTACCAGGTCAAGCATATAAACAACAGTATCCAAGAGGTATAGCTGTCTAACTGCAGTGTAGCTCTTGAAGATACTGTATTAAACAGAAGTGTCATAATGAGCTAGTTTGTTTTTTCCATAATTACCAAATTTGAAGTGTAAGGACATTCTTCTGTAACTTCTAGACTTCAGAAGTTTGCTTTAACTCATAGGAGACTAATTATGGTTTTGTGGAAAGTCCTTAGTCTATTTACTTGTTACTATGGTACTGTCTTATGAGTAAGCACAAGACAAATCTATTTCAacgcaagattttttttttctggaagtggCCTACATATCTTAAGGGTTTTGTGATCAGTTTAGTTGGAGCAGGCTTTATCAATTGTCACTGCTGTCTTTTCAATAATGGTTCATTGTTGCAGTTCTTAACTGTAGAAGCTTTATTAGTTGATGTAGCTGATTATGGAATATAAACAGGAAGCTTATTAACACTACCTCAGGATTAGTGCAAATGTTAGCTATTCAGTAATGATAGCTTAGTTCTCAGAGCCAAAAGTGAGTATTAATAAGCTTGTCATACTGGAATAGAGGGTTTTCATCTGTGTGGAAAGAGTAAAAGTGTAATTTGGTGTTAGTATCCAGTGTAAAATGCCCTGCCACTTTCAGTTCAGCTTTGGTATCTCACGAAGCAAGTATGTTTGCAAGTAAACCATAAACCTGTGATGTGAAGACACAAGCCCACTGCTGCTCTGTTAGGGAACCATCCCTAGCACTGCTTAGGAAGGGTTGCAGCTGACTAAGCAGTCTGTGCTTAGTTTTGCTGTTGAAGGCCAGCATCTTGCATGGGAAAATGTGTTACAGGACAACTGTGTGGTTTTAAAGGCTTGAGCCCCCTACCATTCTGTTTCGGCTTATCTGAAGATAACTAGTTCTTGATTTGAAAGCAGGCTTAAGAAAAGGGTACTACAAGGTAGAGACAACATTCCCTTCATAAATAGAAAGCCAGTAGTTAAGCCCAGGAGAAGTGGctgctttaaaacaaatcttCCACCTCTGCTGTGAAGCACCAGAATGCAGTTGTTGGATTCCAGATGTTCTTACTACCCATGGAACTCATCGGCTGTATAGGACTGAAGCTTCTTGTCATTACAGGTAGGGGTGAAAGACTTCTCAGGTTTTGTTCATACGAAAGACTGATTTTGAAAGCTGAGTAGGTATACAGAATGTGAATGCTGGTTGCAGCTTCATTCAGTAAGAACTGAAGTTGCAGAGTTGAATGGGTATCCCTTTGGTTAAGCATTGTCTTAAAAAAAGCAGCACCATTTGGTGTGGGTGGTTGGGGTGTGGGGAATCTAAAGATGCTTTTGTCCCAAACCAACTGGTCTAGTGCTCTATACTTCCTTCCACTAGACCTCAGGTTTGAATGGGCACTCTGAACAAGTAGGCCTATGTATGGTGTTTGTTATGCCTTGTTCCTTTAGTGTGCTGTGGTTCTCTGGGGATCTGACCACAAGagttatttagaatttatttcatAGTAGAAATAGTCATGTTTAAGTGTTGAGCTCCTGGTAGCTGTGAAGAGAACAATTGATTTTTCTCCTATAAAAGTTCCAGGCATAGCTGGCTAAACTGTGTGAGTGGGAATGGTAGTTCTGGTTCACTGAACATACTAGGTCACTGAAGTCTGCCACTTCATCTGGAAAGATGATGTGGTGCAGAGATGCCTTGGAAGCTattgttaaatagaacattttgagctAGGGTGTTAGGCTAGTCCAACAGAATGTGAACTCTTATGAGGCCTGGAAGTAGTctttttctcttgatgcagtgtgcttttcagaaggaagaaaaggctgaaacCTTGTGGGCTTGCCTGAAGATGAGTGGTTCTGCTGGCACTGTCCTTAGGTTTCTGACAGGTTAGCCTTAGCTAGGATGCAAGAGGTTTTTCATTTGCAGGTTGATACAGAGGAGTGTTGAATAGAGGGCGGATTTGCTTTACATACTACATGGAGTCATAAGCTCTTTAAGTGTGGGAGGTGTGTTTTATAATCTTATGTTGCAGGAATCCAGAATTGAGTTGCTCACTAAACTTCAGTATTTCACAGGTGCCTTCACTGGCCACTGCTGTAAATCTTCCAAAGCTGTGCTAGGTTGTTCCTATTCTAGTCTAAACTGTATCTGCATAGGTTGTTATTCCTTTGTTCTAATTACTGGAGGTGGTTCCTAGAAGTGGTTAAAGAGGTATTTTAATCATATTCCTAACTTGATTCAGCATTTCAGATGGGAATATGCTGCTGATCTTTGACTCACTTTACTTTCTTTATGGGAATGATTTAGAGCTGGTTGTTTCTTAGCCTACAGCATTTTTGAGTAAAAGAAAGGCAGAGTTGTCCTCTGAGTGGCTCATTTTAAGTGTTCAGTGAATGACCCATAGAAGGGAAGTCTTTGAATTTTGTGTAAAAAtgaattattactatttttaagcAGAGCTGTTGCAGTACTGTGAAGTATGCTTTATGTTTGGGTTAGTGACAGCTGACCTTCAAGCTAAGGATGAAGTGGTTAATAGCTGAACATTTTGACCAGCAGTTGAGTACCTGACTCTTGATTGAAGACTCAATGTTCCCCTTTTGAGGTCCTTCCATAATATGCTATGAACTTCTCTACTAGGCTTGACCCAAAAGCCTTTTCCCTGGTATAAAACTTTACTCCTAATAAACCTGTTTGTTACCTCCAAGCTAACTGAAACTAACCCCAAAGACTGTTTGGAAGTTACTGTAGGTATGGGCTATAGCTGCCTGTTTGGGTAGGGCTGTTTCTGCTTTGTGATTATACAATTCTGGCTTGAAAGTATTTTGTCTGGTCCTGTGGTAGCCTTGCTCTGATTCTTATGTGCTAAACAGCGGGAGTTGGCTTTTGGAACACTCCACACTTAGATGTAGAAGAGTGGTTTTTTCCTGGATGGGACTCAACTGTGGCTCTGGTATTAGAGCTGCATTCATGAACTATAAAAAGCCTATTTTTGTAGTTGCATTTTTAACACTTGCCAGCTTGTACTCACCTCGAGTGTTTCAGAATATGAAATGGATGAAGTAAGACTTCATGCAGTTCCATGTGAAAACAACTTTTATTGTGACTAATTCTGGTCTGGGAAACCCACCATCTGGAAAGCTGGCTGCTTGGAAAtgttgaaaaattaattcttggAAGTATTTCTGATGCAGGGGAGTACCCTTGAACTAACCAGTTCTCCAGAGCATTGATCTCGGGTGCCTTGGAAGGATCTGTTAAAGGATCTGAACTCCACAAGGGAATAGATAAGTTTTTCGTGTTTAACTCCAATTTGTGTACGAGCTGCTACAGTCCAGTGAGCTAGTTTAAAGTCTGTGGCCAAAGACAGATGGCATGGATTAAAACCAACTCCATTTTTTGGACTGGACAATTAAACATGTTACGCCTGTATTAATATTGCTGGCTGCAATACAGCCATTGTAGGGGGTTAAGAGGTAACATTGAAACAGTTTAAGCAGTCTTACAACTATTTTTGACTAGTTGTGTGAAGGCTGTTTCAGGATACAGTAGGGCTGAAGCAATTTGCGAAGCAActtttcagaaattaagattCCAGAGGCTTTCCTACTTGAATAACTGACTGGAGTGCTGTATATACATAgactgaagaactgcagaagtcCAGTGGGGGAGAGAGCAGAAGTGCCTTTTCAGCTACGTATGGCCAAGTGTTAAGACCTGTGGTGCTCGGCACTGCAGCTTCATGTAGCATATGCTGTTCAGACTTGCATGTCCAGCGGAAGTGTGTTATAGTGAGAAACTATTTTTAGTTTGGTCTGATTATACCTTTTTCTGTTGACTCATCTCCTCTATTAGTAATAGAAGTGCTATTAAGCTGTAGCATTTGTATTCACAGTACCATTTTTCAGGTTTCTCATGAGATAAATAGTTCCTACCAAGGATGTGGATCATTCTAGTTGCAGATAGCTATTCCTTTCAGCTCTGTATTGGGGATCCTTGTTCAAGATACAGTATCAAACATCTGTGTACTTCTGAAATGGATGATGATCCATTTTATTTAGGTCAAAATGTGGTTGATTGGTAGACTGGCGGGTTGTTTTCCAGATGCTGGGCTTCCATAGTGGCATTATACTGACAGCAGACTGAGCTAAACTGAAGTTTTCTTAAGAGAATGAAATCAACTTTTGTAATTGCAACAATAAGTACCAATGGATTCTTACATGATTAAGTATACTTAACATTTCAAAACTGAAGGgattaactcctttttttttcgTTGTACAGAATTCAAAGAAGCTTTTTCACTATTTGACAAGGATGGTGATGGTACTATAACTACAAAGGAGCTGGGGACAGTGATGAGATCGCTTGGTCAAAACCCCACAGAAGCAGAGCTACAGGATATGATCAATGAAGTAGATGCTGATGGTAAGATATTACTAATAAGTAATTTAATAAAGTGCctaaaatgtggggttttttctaacAAAGTAACTGTCTTGCAGGCAATGGCACAATTGACTTTCCAGAGTTTCTGACAATGAtggcaagaaaaatgaaagatacaGATAGTGAAGAAGAAATTAGAGAAGCGTTCCGTGTGTTTGACAAGGTACTAAAATGTTTATCTCAAAAAATACTTGTTAAAAAATTCAGTCTGACTTATGAGCTTCCTCACCAAATTGAGTGGTATCTGCAGTCCTGTCATCTAGAACCTCTAGGTTAACCAGTCACCCTAAAGTTCGGTCTACTGTGGTACTGTACCTGAAAGTCAAAGGAGTCATCGTGATAGTAGTGGGTGATACTATTAAACTGCCATTTGCTGTGATACTACAATACTTCTACAAGGCTGACAGGAAAattgcttaaatatttaaaatggtaaTCTTTTAAATCTTTCACTTAGTCTTTAAGTGAATTGCTAAATGAGTCTGAAGTTACCCAGCTTCTTAAGCAAGATgcacttttaaacagaaaatacatgatGGTAAGTACCTTGAGGCATGGGGAGGAGAAAGTCGGTCCAGAGTTCGTATACACTAGTACTTTGGTACCCAGTGTCACAGCTAGGATGGAATATGTAAAAGTGGTCTCTGAAGGCCTTGTGGCTTTGCGCTGGACTCCCATGAAATAGGGGAATAAGTGGCTTCTCTTCTAAGAAATAGATGCTTGAACCAGACAGTCACAGATTGAACAGGCATCTGTCACCTTAAAAAGGTTGCAAAAGGTGCTGATTGCTTTGTCAGTTATTAAAAAATGTCTTGGGATAGGACAGCCAAAGTAGAGTGTATTGGATAAGTTGTTTTTAAAGTGCCTTTTTAAGACTGAGATTCTGGACAATAGTGAAGATGTACTTAAAGCTCATTTGCCTTGTGCAAATGCTAGTGGTTAAAGCTATGCTAACTTCTTAATGTTCAACTTGCTCTGCAGTGTTCTGAAATTAGAGTTAAGTCACTAGGCCTTAGACAAGtctatttcagtcttttttttttttcccctcccaggaTGGTAATGGTTATATTAGTGCTGCAGAACTCCGTCATGTGATGACAAATCTTGGGGAGAAGCTAACAGATGAAGAAGTTGATGAAATGATTAGGGAAGCAGACATTGATGGTGATGGTCAAGTAAACTATGAAGGTAAGGAGTTGTTAACCTGATTCTTTTTTGTGTAGTGCTCTTCACGTTGGTGACTGTGTGGGTGCTGATAGCCACACCAAGTTTAAATAGGACAATGTTCAATGAGATTTTCTACAGTTAGTGTTCCTTTAAGCTAATGTCTTTTAGTATGTACACAGTGTACCTCTAAGTAGGTTTAGGTTTGAGTGGGTTATTGCAGCCTTTCTGCCAAAGGCAAAATGACTGTTCAGTTGTGCAGTGTAAGAAATAACTTTCTAAGTCTAATGATGTCTAATGAGCACTGGAATAAGGAAGCTAGCAGAGATGTTCACATACTGTTTTGTTCACTAATGAATGCTGATCTGACTGTAGCAAGTCACTCATTTttcattaatgcttttaaaattactaatTAAAGGGGGAAAGCCTctaaaatatgcagaaatttCAAGAACTTTAGAAGACCTTTTAAATAACTTCACACAAATCAGCTGCAGCagtaccttttatttccttctttcttcctgccATTGAAACTTTGATCAAGTCATGCAAGCAGGAGGAGTTCTGTTAGATAATTGCTTGCAGCCTAGAAGCAGTaagcttgttttcattttaactttCTGAACATCTTACAGAAAGGAGCTAGGGTACTTCCAGATAATACTCTTTCTCTGAGGTGTAGGTGTTGCTTCCCTTCAAGGCCTTTTAGCTTCTGGCCTCAGGATGAGCACTCATCTGTGAGTGAAAAGGTGTTTTATGAATAAGGGTGTTGCTCTGGAACTGTACTTACAAATAGACTGTTTAGAGGATGGTGCTAGAGAGGAGGATAGGCATCCCTCTTGTTTCTCTTGCTCTTTTGAAACTTGAGCAACCAGTTAACTCCTTTCAggttcctgttttctttttgttgttgtaccTGAAACTATAGTTCAGTTCAGCAAGATAAGTGAAGAATCCTATTTTACTGGAAGTTAGATTCCATGTGCTGTGAATAAGTAATGATTCTGTTGCTTGAAGTTGGTCAGGCAAAATAGTAAAACTTGAGCTATTCTGCTATGAAGAAAAAGTCAGTGCAATGTCTTGCTTGTATACCTACTTAACTGACTGTTGCTTCAGCACAACTTCTACTGATCTCTCAGTCTGTCTTGGATATCTTGTCTCTATCTGTAAGTCAGTGGGCATGAGGACCCTGTAATGTTTTATTTCGGAAGTAAGGCTGTTCCCCAATTCACTGAGGGACGAACTTCTTTGGTAAGAGGccttttgtcattaaaaatagGAAGTTTTTAGATATGATTGGAAAAGGGGACTGTCTTGAAGATGCTTTTTTGAATGTAACTGAAAACATACTTTTGAAAGTGGTCAGCAGTAGTAAGGCAGTTCA
Proteins encoded in this region:
- the CALM2 gene encoding calmodulin-2 isoform X1; translation: MFLLPMELIGCIGLKLLVITEFKEAFSLFDKDGDGTITTKELGTVMRSLGQNPTEAELQDMINEVDADGNGTIDFPEFLTMMARKMKDTDSEEEIREAFRVFDKDGNGYISAAELRHVMTNLGEKLTDEEVDEMIREADIDGDGQVNYEEFVQMMTAK
- the CALM2 gene encoding calmodulin-2 isoform X2, whose protein sequence is MADQLTEEQIAEFKEAFSLFDKDGDGTITTKELGTVMRSLGQNPTEAELQDMINEVDADGNGTIDFPEFLTMMARKMKDTDSEEEIREAFRVFDKDGNGYISAAELRHVMTNLGEKLTDEEVDEMIREADIDGDGQVNYEEFVQMMTAK